From the Flavobacterium galactosidilyticum genome, one window contains:
- a CDS encoding peptidylprolyl isomerase, which translates to MENGIYAKFNTTKGAVLVKLTHDLTPGTVGNFVGLAEGKLENKVKPQGVKFYDGLKFHRVIPDFMIQGGCPQGTGTGDPGYKFDDEFHPSLKHNRPGVLAMANSGPGTNGSQFYITHIPTDWLDNKHTVFGHVVEGQDVVDAVDQGDALESIEIVRVGEEAENWNAIEAFITFKGARNKRDIALKAEAEAAMEKLAAGFEKTESGLRYQFIQRGEGKQAENGKTVSVHYEGSLENGKVFDSSYPRKKPIDFRLGQGQVIEGWDEGIALLKVGDKARFVIPSHLGYGSRGAGGAIPPNATLIFDVELMDVK; encoded by the coding sequence ATGGAAAATGGAATATATGCTAAATTCAACACCACAAAAGGGGCTGTTTTAGTAAAATTGACACATGATTTGACTCCTGGAACAGTAGGGAATTTCGTAGGATTAGCTGAAGGAAAATTAGAGAATAAAGTAAAACCACAAGGAGTTAAATTTTACGATGGATTAAAATTTCATAGAGTAATTCCTGATTTTATGATTCAAGGTGGTTGTCCACAAGGAACAGGAACTGGAGATCCAGGTTATAAATTTGATGATGAATTTCACCCAAGTTTAAAACACAATCGTCCAGGAGTTTTAGCAATGGCTAACTCAGGACCTGGAACAAACGGTTCACAGTTTTATATCACTCATATTCCAACGGATTGGTTAGATAACAAACATACTGTTTTTGGTCATGTTGTTGAAGGGCAAGATGTTGTTGATGCTGTTGATCAGGGAGATGCTTTAGAGTCAATTGAAATCGTGAGAGTAGGTGAAGAAGCTGAAAACTGGAATGCAATTGAAGCTTTTATCACTTTCAAAGGAGCGCGTAACAAACGTGATATCGCTTTGAAAGCAGAAGCAGAAGCGGCAATGGAAAAATTAGCTGCTGGTTTTGAGAAAACAGAAAGTGGTTTGCGTTACCAATTCATTCAAAGGGGTGAAGGTAAACAAGCGGAAAACGGTAAAACGGTTTCAGTTCACTATGAAGGATCATTAGAAAACGGTAAAGTTTTTGATTCTTCTTATCCAAGAAAAAAACCAATCGATTTCAGATTAGGTCAAGGTCAAGTTATTGAAGGATGGGACGAAGGTATTGCTTTGCTGAAAGTAGGTGATAAAGCACGTTTTGTAATTCCATCACATTTAGGATACGGATCTCGTGGAGCTGGAGGAGCAATTCCGCCAAACGCTACTTTGATTTTTGATGTTGAATTAATGGACGTTAAATAA
- a CDS encoding lipopolysaccharide biosynthesis protein, translated as MGIVLNQSLKNTIITYLGFGIGAINTLYLYPILLGATFYGLTNYITSCANVIMPLFAIGMQNTLVKFYSQYETVDEKSRFLSFTVLFPLVVIIPMLLIALFFYDEILFFLSKKNEIVKSYVWLIPFIGLCMAYFEIFYAWARVHMHSVFGNFIKEVGLRMFSLILLIGVYFEWLSVEGFVYGTAALYFLAFIVTMFYAFKIQKPTFQLAMPKNTRDILTYTFYIILSGSVANLLLDGDKIMLNQYMIIDNIAFYSIATFIALVISVPSRAMHQIVYPITAKLMHDNKFKELDSLYKKTSINLQVVGGYVMLGIFVNINQLYEMVPEEYSGGILVVFMIGISKYFDLILGNNNAIIFNTKYYRAVLFLGVLLVAVAIGLNMIFIPRYGIMGCAFATLLSITLYSVAKLLFVVKRLHLFPFTVQTIYSLGITFILFLVFYFWEFPFNPIISMGLKSILVTIMYVYINYKFAISPEINQAIDVVLKKVRK; from the coding sequence ATGGGAATCGTATTAAATCAATCTTTAAAGAATACAATAATTACTTATTTGGGTTTTGGTATTGGAGCTATAAACACGCTGTATTTATATCCTATTCTTTTGGGTGCTACCTTTTACGGTTTAACGAATTATATTACTTCTTGCGCCAATGTTATTATGCCATTGTTTGCTATTGGCATGCAAAACACATTGGTCAAATTCTACTCGCAGTACGAAACAGTAGATGAGAAATCTCGGTTTTTATCTTTTACGGTGTTGTTTCCCTTAGTTGTAATAATTCCGATGTTACTTATCGCATTATTTTTCTATGATGAAATTTTATTTTTTCTCTCGAAGAAGAATGAGATCGTTAAAAGTTACGTTTGGTTGATTCCATTTATCGGTTTATGCATGGCTTATTTCGAAATTTTTTACGCTTGGGCAAGAGTACATATGCATTCTGTTTTCGGTAATTTTATCAAGGAAGTTGGTTTGAGAATGTTTTCACTAATACTATTGATAGGTGTTTATTTCGAATGGTTGAGCGTAGAAGGATTTGTATATGGAACTGCAGCATTGTATTTTTTGGCTTTTATCGTAACTATGTTTTATGCTTTTAAGATTCAGAAACCCACGTTTCAACTTGCAATGCCAAAAAACACCAGAGATATACTTACTTATACTTTTTATATAATTTTATCAGGAAGTGTGGCAAATTTACTTCTAGATGGAGACAAAATTATGCTCAATCAGTATATGATTATCGATAACATTGCCTTTTATTCGATTGCTACTTTTATAGCCTTAGTGATTTCGGTTCCTAGTCGTGCGATGCATCAAATTGTATATCCCATTACTGCAAAATTAATGCATGATAATAAATTTAAGGAGCTTGATAGTCTGTATAAGAAAACCTCTATTAACCTACAAGTTGTAGGTGGTTATGTGATGTTAGGAATTTTTGTCAATATTAATCAACTTTATGAAATGGTACCTGAGGAATACAGCGGAGGAATCTTAGTTGTTTTTATGATCGGAATTTCAAAATATTTCGACTTGATTTTAGGGAATAATAATGCCATTATTTTTAATACTAAATACTACAGAGCAGTACTGTTTCTTGGTGTTCTTTTAGTTGCAGTAGCGATCGGTTTGAATATGATTTTTATTCCACGTTATGGTATTATGGGCTGTGCTTTTGCGACATTATTATCGATTACCTTATATAGCGTAGCTAAATTACTTTTTGTGGTTAAACGACTGCATTTGTTCCCTTTTACAGTGCAAACTATCTATTCTCTTGGGATCACATTTATATTATTCTTAGTCTTTTACTTCTGGGAATTTCCCTTTAATCCAATAATTTCAATGGGATTAAAATCAATTTTAGTTACCATTATGTATGTTTACATTAATTACAAATTCGCTATTTCTCCTGAAATCAATCAAGCTATAGATGTAGTTTTGAAAAAAGTTAGAAAATAA
- a CDS encoding transporter, whose protein sequence is MSIIKTTLLAAIFLIPMWHYGQHTDQINSNRPGETMSAFAVGKSVFQMETGIYGIKEKHELLNYENKGLGLDVMLRWGLFFEQLELIADLQYQNQQHLENFVMDQQSGLKKTVFGAKYLIFDPFKNYEKKVNLYSWKANRAFDWHQLIPAVSVFAGANLTMSNNPYYFSPKGEISPKVMLITQNHLGDGKWVFVTNIIGDYIGTDFPSYGYVLTLTRGFNDKWSGFIENQGFKSDFYSDAIIRGGAAFLLNKDMQIDASISNSLKNTPSMLYGGIGFSWRYDANYKEVRMKIK, encoded by the coding sequence ATGTCTATAATCAAAACTACACTTCTTGCAGCTATTTTCTTAATTCCAATGTGGCATTATGGACAACATACGGATCAAATAAACTCCAACAGACCTGGAGAAACAATGTCTGCTTTTGCAGTTGGAAAATCCGTATTTCAAATGGAGACCGGCATTTACGGAATTAAAGAAAAACACGAGTTACTAAATTATGAAAATAAGGGACTAGGGCTAGATGTGATGCTACGCTGGGGATTATTTTTTGAGCAATTAGAATTAATTGCTGATTTGCAGTACCAAAATCAACAACACCTGGAAAACTTTGTAATGGACCAACAATCAGGATTAAAAAAGACCGTTTTTGGAGCTAAATATTTGATATTCGATCCTTTCAAAAATTACGAGAAAAAAGTTAATCTTTACAGTTGGAAAGCCAATCGAGCTTTTGACTGGCACCAATTAATACCTGCCGTTTCTGTATTTGCAGGTGCTAATCTTACTATGTCTAACAATCCCTATTATTTTTCGCCAAAAGGAGAAATATCACCAAAAGTGATGTTGATTACACAAAACCATTTAGGCGATGGTAAATGGGTTTTTGTAACAAACATCATTGGTGATTACATAGGTACTGATTTTCCAAGTTATGGTTATGTACTAACTTTAACGAGAGGTTTTAACGATAAATGGTCTGGATTTATTGAAAATCAAGGTTTCAAAAGTGATTTTTATAGCGATGCAATTATTAGAGGTGGAGCTGCTTTTTTATTAAACAAAGACATGCAAATTGATGCTTCAATTAGTAACAGTTTAAAAAACACTCCTTCGATGCTTTATGGAGGCATAGGTTTCTCTTGGCGCTATGATGCAAATTACAAAGAGGTGAGAATGAAGATAAAATAA
- a CDS encoding YfhO family protein, with protein MKKLNKFYPHALAIFGFVLVSVIYFYPVLQGKQISQSDIVQYTGMAKEQNDFRATDNVEPFWTNSAFGGMPTYQLGAKYPHDYIGAIDDVLRFLPRPADYLFLYFLGFYGLMLVLKIDPLKAFFGALAFGLSTYMIIILGVGHNAKAHAIAYMPMVIAGFILVFRKKYILGGLITLFATALEISANHFQMTYYLLIFLLILCAYFIYQQVKEKDYKAMLYSFGTLAIAGFFAIGANATNLLATTEYADFSIRGKSELTFNPNGSKNETTSAMSRDYITEYSYGIMESFNLIAPRIFGGSNNEAVGKDSHMFEFMISQGVPEAQATDFVSGMPTYWGDQPIVAAPAYIGAVVFFLAVLALFIDKRKIKYVFLAGSLVALVLSWGKNFPLVTNFFIDYIPLYDKFRAVSSIQVVLELCFPVLAIMGLQSFFQLDKKSQLKALYETAILGLGIIIILFLSKSMFSFSGGNDAAYRESYGPAFVDALKLDRMSLYSADLLRSAFFMLITAGVLWFAMKDKLAQKTAIIIVGVIMVSDLFFVDKNYVSAKDFVRGSEVTMPFQETPSDEQILRDTSNYRVFEVGDIMGARASYFHKSIGGYSAVRPRRMQQLIDYQIVKSNIEVLSMLNVKYVIQRDKEGKEFPTTNPDANGNAWFVSQVKLVTTPDEEMKALDSLDSKNVAIVNEKEFIISVKAFAKDSSATITLDSYKPNHLIYKSNNANEGLAVFSEMYYKNGWNAYIDGKKSDHIRVDYVLRGLQIPAGKHTIEFKFEPQVIKTGSTITLVSGFGILLLLIGGVYFERKKQVKI; from the coding sequence TTGAAAAAACTTAATAAGTTCTACCCGCACGCACTTGCCATTTTTGGTTTTGTACTTGTTTCAGTGATCTATTTTTACCCTGTATTGCAAGGAAAACAAATTTCACAATCAGATATTGTGCAATACACAGGAATGGCTAAAGAACAAAATGACTTTAGAGCAACGGATAATGTAGAGCCTTTTTGGACAAATTCTGCGTTCGGTGGAATGCCTACTTATCAATTAGGTGCTAAATATCCTCATGATTATATAGGAGCGATTGATGATGTTTTGCGTTTTTTACCGCGTCCTGCAGATTATTTATTTTTATATTTCCTTGGGTTTTATGGCTTAATGCTGGTTCTAAAAATAGATCCATTAAAAGCTTTTTTCGGTGCATTAGCCTTTGGGTTATCTACCTATATGATTATAATTTTGGGTGTTGGGCATAATGCTAAAGCGCATGCTATTGCCTATATGCCAATGGTTATTGCTGGATTTATTTTGGTTTTTCGAAAAAAATATATTCTCGGTGGACTGATAACACTTTTTGCGACAGCATTAGAAATCAGTGCCAATCACTTCCAAATGACGTATTATTTACTGATTTTCTTATTGATACTTTGCGCTTATTTCATCTATCAGCAAGTTAAAGAAAAGGATTACAAAGCGATGCTTTATTCTTTTGGAACTTTAGCAATTGCAGGGTTTTTTGCCATTGGTGCCAATGCTACAAATTTATTAGCAACAACAGAATATGCTGATTTCAGTATTCGTGGTAAAAGTGAATTGACTTTCAATCCAAATGGCTCTAAGAATGAAACTACGAGTGCCATGAGTAGAGACTACATCACGGAATATAGTTATGGGATTATGGAAAGTTTCAATTTGATTGCGCCAAGAATTTTTGGTGGATCTAACAATGAAGCCGTGGGTAAGGACAGTCATATGTTCGAATTCATGATTAGTCAAGGAGTTCCTGAAGCACAAGCAACTGATTTTGTTTCAGGAATGCCAACCTATTGGGGTGATCAACCTATTGTAGCTGCGCCAGCTTATATTGGAGCTGTAGTTTTCTTTTTGGCAGTTTTGGCTTTATTTATTGATAAACGTAAAATAAAATATGTATTCCTTGCGGGGTCATTAGTTGCTTTAGTTCTTTCTTGGGGAAAAAATTTTCCTCTAGTAACTAACTTTTTTATAGATTACATTCCGTTATATGATAAGTTTAGAGCAGTTTCTTCGATACAAGTTGTCTTGGAGTTATGTTTTCCTGTTTTGGCAATTATGGGATTACAATCTTTCTTTCAATTGGATAAAAAATCACAATTGAAAGCACTTTATGAAACTGCTATTCTAGGTTTAGGAATTATTATAATCTTGTTCCTTAGCAAAAGTATGTTTAGTTTTTCTGGTGGTAATGACGCTGCTTACAGAGAAAGTTATGGGCCTGCATTTGTTGATGCGTTGAAGCTAGATAGAATGAGTTTGTATAGTGCTGACTTATTGCGTTCCGCTTTCTTTATGCTAATTACAGCTGGAGTTCTGTGGTTTGCAATGAAAGATAAATTAGCGCAGAAAACAGCGATTATTATTGTTGGTGTAATCATGGTTTCCGACTTGTTTTTTGTAGATAAAAATTATGTTTCCGCTAAGGATTTTGTGAGAGGAAGTGAAGTTACAATGCCGTTTCAAGAAACACCATCTGACGAACAAATTTTGAGAGATACCTCAAATTATAGAGTTTTTGAAGTGGGAGATATAATGGGAGCAAGAGCTTCTTATTTTCATAAATCTATTGGAGGTTATAGTGCCGTTCGTCCTAGAAGAATGCAGCAATTGATCGATTACCAAATTGTAAAAAGCAATATTGAAGTATTAAGCATGCTTAATGTGAAATATGTTATTCAAAGAGATAAAGAAGGGAAAGAGTTTCCAACTACAAACCCAGATGCTAACGGAAATGCTTGGTTTGTGAGTCAAGTGAAATTAGTAACAACTCCTGACGAAGAGATGAAAGCGTTGGACAGTTTAGATTCTAAAAATGTAGCAATTGTCAATGAGAAAGAGTTTATAATTAGCGTTAAGGCTTTCGCCAAAGACAGTTCGGCAACAATTACTTTGGATTCTTACAAACCCAACCATTTAATTTATAAGTCAAATAATGCGAATGAAGGTTTAGCTGTTTTCTCTGAAATGTATTATAAGAATGGATGGAATGCATACATCGACGGGAAAAAATCAGATCATATAAGAGTAGATTATGTTTTGAGAGGATTGCAAATTCCAGCAGGAAAACATACAATAGAATTCAAATTTGAACCACAAGTTATAAAAACAGGAAGTACTATTACTTTGGTCAGTGGTTTCGGGATCTTATTACTTTTAATTGGAGGAGTCTATTTTGAAAGGAAAAAACAGGTTAAGATTTAA
- a CDS encoding DUF6268 family outer membrane beta-barrel protein gives MIKKALIFFLLIFPVLSNSQEYVDLINVSYAKSGETKFRNSPEKTTVSIFDSKVLLPIVLNPKTAIITGFDFNIKNLQLLPNAEFSDLYYTRLKLGVNTEHSDKWTGSYALLPVISSDYKKLSFDDVYMGGIAILTYKKNKSLNYKFGVYTGTEASGYFITALLGMYYKIPNSDFEITALMPGILDVNYGISSSTKVGIDYKGSSEAFKFHDENILKTYVENSTLEFSSYIENNSLTKNLLLRLKAGLATNRYDVYAVDDKFDLNITPFKIGDDRTKLNEKMNSSAFFRFEAIYRFNIPSK, from the coding sequence ATGATAAAAAAAGCACTGATTTTCTTCCTTTTGATTTTTCCAGTGCTAAGTAATTCACAAGAATATGTGGATTTGATCAACGTAAGTTATGCCAAATCAGGTGAAACAAAATTCAGAAACAGTCCTGAAAAAACTACAGTTTCTATTTTTGACTCAAAAGTGCTTTTGCCCATAGTTTTAAATCCTAAAACAGCGATCATCACTGGGTTTGATTTTAATATTAAAAATCTTCAATTATTACCTAATGCTGAGTTCAGTGACTTGTATTATACTCGCTTAAAATTGGGTGTCAATACAGAGCATTCGGATAAATGGACGGGATCGTATGCATTACTTCCTGTGATATCATCAGACTATAAAAAATTGAGTTTTGATGATGTTTATATGGGCGGAATAGCGATCTTGACCTATAAGAAAAACAAAAGCTTAAATTATAAATTTGGAGTTTATACAGGAACGGAAGCTTCAGGATATTTTATTACTGCATTACTAGGTATGTATTATAAAATTCCAAATTCTGATTTTGAAATTACTGCATTAATGCCTGGAATTCTTGATGTGAATTATGGTATTTCAAGTAGCACTAAAGTAGGGATTGATTATAAAGGGAGTTCTGAAGCCTTTAAATTTCATGATGAAAATATACTTAAGACGTACGTAGAAAATAGCACTTTAGAGTTTTCATCATATATTGAAAACAATTCATTAACTAAAAACTTACTTCTTCGTTTAAAAGCTGGTCTGGCGACAAATAGATATGATGTTTACGCTGTAGACGACAAATTTGATTTAAATATAACACCATTTAAAATTGGAGACGATAGAACGAAACTTAACGAAAAAATGAATAGTAGTGCGTTCTTTAGATTTGAAGCGATATACCGTTTCAACATTCCTTCGAAGTAA
- a CDS encoding DUF3575 domain-containing protein: protein MKKVLLSITFVFCSVFIGFSQTADSNDDFMTKNNNVKISLTSLAFKNVQFQYERILTKRIGVVVGYSFISKGSVPFKSQINDLVSDDPDTKDMFNNAQLGYSAITPEVRFYLGKGYGKGFYIAPFYRHLKYDISDVNFTFSSDLGPQEDIDMGGKLTANTFGLQFGAQFNLGKNIILDWWIAGPHYGTSKGDFAGVTDRTLTPFEQAELQKELDNIDLPIGDIEAKANANGATIKISGPWAGIRSGLSLGYRF, encoded by the coding sequence ATGAAAAAAGTTTTACTCTCCATTACATTTGTTTTTTGTAGCGTTTTTATTGGTTTCTCGCAAACAGCGGATTCAAATGATGACTTTATGACAAAAAATAATAATGTAAAAATTAGTTTGACAAGTCTTGCTTTTAAAAATGTTCAATTTCAATATGAAAGAATTCTGACTAAACGCATTGGCGTTGTAGTTGGATATAGTTTTATATCTAAAGGAAGCGTGCCTTTTAAATCGCAGATAAATGATTTAGTATCAGACGATCCTGATACCAAAGATATGTTCAACAATGCACAATTAGGATATTCGGCTATTACGCCTGAGGTTCGATTTTATCTAGGAAAAGGCTACGGAAAAGGATTTTATATCGCTCCATTTTACAGGCATTTAAAATATGATATTAGTGATGTGAATTTTACATTCAGTAGTGATTTAGGTCCTCAGGAGGATATCGATATGGGTGGTAAACTAACTGCTAATACTTTTGGACTACAGTTTGGAGCTCAATTTAATTTGGGTAAAAATATAATTTTAGACTGGTGGATTGCTGGACCTCATTATGGTACTTCAAAAGGTGATTTTGCAGGTGTAACTGATAGAACGTTGACTCCGTTTGAGCAAGCCGAACTTCAAAAAGAGCTTGATAATATTGATCTTCCTATAGGAGATATTGAAGCTAAAGCTAACGCAAATGGCGCAACAATAAAAATAAGCGGCCCATGGGCTGGGATTAGAAGCGGTTTAAGTTTAGGATATAGATTCTAG
- a CDS encoding glycosyltransferase family 4 protein → MENKKILVITYYWPPAGGPGVQRWLKFVKYLPDFGIQPIVYIPENPTYPIVDENLVNEVSDKAMILRNKIFEPYQLASFLSKNKTKKISSGIIPNKKKQSFLDKTFLWIRGNLFIPDARVFWVKPSVSYLEKYIVENNIDTIITSGPPHSLHLIGLELKQKLDLKWFADFRDPWTTIGYHKSLRLSNFAAKKHKTLEHKVLNCADTIIVTSKTTKTEFEAITTKPISVITNGYDSEQVEKQTLDTKFSLAHIGSFLSERNPLILWESLTELIQEIPDFKSHLEIKLIGAVSQEVLETISQFGLNPYLNNLGYVSHKVAIAHQRKSQVLLLIEINSEDTKSIIPGKLFEYMVSNRPIIAIGPQDSDFAEIITSTNTGVFLRYSEKMKLKSVILDFYNQFLEGKLQSNGVGLQKYSRKSLTKELAQLIHANF, encoded by the coding sequence TTGGAAAATAAAAAAATCCTTGTTATAACCTATTATTGGCCACCTGCGGGAGGACCTGGCGTGCAACGATGGTTAAAATTCGTTAAATACCTACCAGATTTCGGAATTCAGCCAATAGTTTATATTCCTGAAAATCCTACGTATCCTATTGTTGATGAAAATCTGGTAAATGAAGTTTCAGATAAGGCAATGATTCTACGAAATAAAATATTTGAGCCCTATCAATTAGCTTCATTTCTTTCGAAAAATAAAACTAAGAAAATCAGCTCAGGAATTATTCCTAATAAAAAGAAACAGTCCTTTTTAGATAAAACCTTTCTTTGGATTCGAGGAAATCTTTTTATTCCAGATGCACGTGTGTTTTGGGTAAAACCTTCTGTTTCCTATTTAGAAAAGTATATTGTAGAAAATAATATTGATACAATCATTACTTCGGGACCGCCACATAGTTTGCATCTTATTGGATTAGAATTAAAACAAAAATTAGATTTAAAATGGTTTGCTGATTTCCGTGATCCTTGGACTACAATTGGGTATCATAAATCATTACGTTTGTCGAATTTTGCTGCCAAGAAGCATAAAACTTTAGAGCATAAGGTTTTGAATTGCGCTGATACAATTATTGTAACTAGCAAAACTACTAAAACCGAATTTGAAGCCATTACAACTAAGCCTATCAGTGTTATAACAAATGGTTACGATTCCGAGCAAGTGGAGAAACAAACTTTGGATACCAAATTCAGTTTGGCTCACATTGGCTCTTTTTTATCCGAAAGGAATCCGTTGATTTTATGGGAAAGTTTAACTGAATTAATTCAAGAAATTCCTGATTTCAAATCCCATTTAGAAATTAAATTAATAGGAGCGGTTAGTCAAGAAGTTTTAGAAACCATAAGCCAATTTGGATTAAATCCGTATTTGAATAATTTGGGCTACGTTTCACATAAAGTCGCCATTGCTCATCAAAGAAAATCTCAGGTTTTGTTGCTTATCGAGATTAATTCAGAAGATACTAAAAGTATAATTCCTGGTAAATTATTTGAATATATGGTCTCTAATAGGCCTATAATCGCCATTGGACCTCAAGATTCTGATTTTGCAGAAATAATAACTAGTACTAATACTGGTGTGTTCCTTAGGTATTCGGAAAAAATGAAATTAAAAAGTGTAATTTTGGACTTTTATAATCAATTTTTAGAAGGAAAATTACAGTCAAATGGAGTGGGTTTACAAAAATATTCCCGTAAAAGTTTAACCAAAGAACTGGCTCAATTGATTCATGCTAATTTCTAA
- a CDS encoding DUF4834 family protein: MQTASFTGFIKAIFYMIAFYYIFRFLAKLFLPLLVKKVVEKAGQNMQQQHQKQQQNTWQKSQTKEEVIYNTANAKNPRETKKVGDYVDYEEID; this comes from the coding sequence ATGCAAACAGCTTCATTTACTGGTTTTATAAAAGCAATTTTTTACATGATTGCTTTCTACTATATTTTCCGCTTTTTAGCAAAATTGTTTTTGCCTTTACTAGTTAAGAAAGTAGTGGAAAAAGCAGGCCAAAATATGCAACAGCAACATCAAAAACAACAACAAAATACTTGGCAAAAATCACAAACCAAAGAAGAAGTGATATACAATACTGCAAATGCCAAGAATCCACGCGAAACCAAAAAAGTTGGGGATTATGTTGATTACGAAGAAATAGATTAA
- a CDS encoding GTP cyclohydrolase, whose protein sequence is MITIQEAKTKSELKEYIKFPFKLYKNNKNWVPPLITDELEGFDKEKNPAFETAEAYFYVAKRNNEIVGRITAIINWSEVNDQQKKKVRFGWFDVIDDIEVTKALLEKVYELGRKHNLEYVEGPIGFSNLDKVGVLTEGFEEIGNMITWYNNPYYANHFEELGYVKEKEYIESKFPFSNVKPEFFEKANDLVKRRYSLNPLNFKTTAEVMPHVDKMFDLFNASYASLSSFVAISDSQKEYFKKKYISFINPEFIKFVEDKDHNIVAFSIVMPSFTEALQKANGKLFPFGFLHLLKAKKHSKDVIFYLIGVLPEYQNKAVTAVIFKEYYETFKEKGIVNCFRTPELADNAASINLWKHFNTVVHKRRCTYRKDL, encoded by the coding sequence ATGATTACAATACAAGAAGCGAAAACAAAAAGCGAATTAAAAGAATATATAAAATTTCCATTTAAGCTATATAAAAATAATAAAAACTGGGTTCCACCGCTAATTACTGACGAGCTAGAAGGTTTTGATAAGGAAAAAAATCCCGCTTTTGAAACTGCCGAAGCTTATTTTTATGTTGCTAAAAGAAATAACGAAATAGTTGGTAGAATTACTGCCATAATAAATTGGAGCGAAGTAAACGATCAGCAAAAAAAGAAAGTTCGTTTCGGGTGGTTTGATGTAATTGATGATATCGAAGTAACAAAGGCATTACTAGAAAAAGTATATGAACTGGGACGTAAACACAATTTAGAGTATGTAGAAGGTCCAATTGGTTTCTCTAATCTAGACAAAGTAGGCGTTTTGACGGAAGGATTTGAGGAGATAGGAAATATGATTACGTGGTATAATAATCCCTATTATGCAAACCATTTCGAAGAGTTGGGTTATGTTAAAGAAAAAGAATATATCGAAAGTAAATTCCCTTTTTCAAACGTAAAACCGGAGTTTTTTGAAAAAGCAAATGACTTGGTTAAAAGAAGATATTCTTTAAATCCACTCAATTTTAAAACAACAGCAGAAGTAATGCCTCACGTGGATAAAATGTTTGATTTATTCAACGCATCTTACGCATCATTATCCTCATTTGTGGCCATTTCTGATTCTCAGAAAGAATATTTCAAGAAAAAATACATCAGTTTTATCAATCCAGAATTTATAAAATTCGTGGAAGATAAAGATCATAATATTGTTGCGTTTAGCATTGTTATGCCATCTTTCACAGAAGCATTACAAAAAGCAAATGGGAAATTATTCCCGTTTGGTTTCCTACATTTACTTAAGGCAAAAAAGCACAGTAAAGATGTGATTTTCTATCTAATTGGTGTACTTCCCGAGTATCAGAACAAAGCAGTAACAGCTGTTATTTTCAAAGAATATTATGAAACTTTCAAGGAAAAAGGAATCGTAAATTGTTTTAGAACTCCCGAACTAGCGGATAATGCTGCAAGTATCAACTTATGGAAACATTTTAATACCGTTGTTCACAAAAGAAGATGTACTTATAGAAAAGACCTATAA